Within Conexibacter woesei DSM 14684, the genomic segment GCTGAACAGGCTCGCCTTCCCGACGCTCGCCCGCGGTGCCAACCCCGCCGACTCGCTCGCACGTGACGAGGTCGTCGCGATCGACGAGCCGGTCGAGTGCGGTGGGGTGCGGATCGAGAGCGGTGACCTGGTGGTGGCCGACGCCGACGGGACGGTCGTCGTGCCGGCGGCGCTGGAGCGGCAGGTGGTCGAGCTGGCGCTGGAGAAGGTCGGCGGCGAGAACCACATGCGCCGCGATCTGGCGAACGGGATGAAGGCCTCCGACGCGTTCGCGCGTTACGGGATCCTGTGAGCGTGACCGCCGCACCGCCCACCCGCACGGTCGCCGTCCTCGGCATGTGGCAGGAGACGAACACCTACTCGCCGCGCCCGACGACGCTCGCCGACTTCGAGGCGTTCGAGCTGCTGGTGGGCGAGCCGCTGCTCACCCACCACAGGGGGAAAGGGTCGGTGATCGGCGGCTTCCTCGACGGGCTGGCGGCGTGCGGCGCGGCCGCGGCACCCGGCGGTGCGGCTCCGCTCGGCGGCGCCGCCTCGCCGGGCGCGACCGCTGGTGGCGCGGTCACCGTGGCTGGCGCCCGCACCGTCCCGGTGACCCCCGTCGGCGTCTTCTCGGCCGGCGCGTGGCCGGCCGCGCCGCCCGACGCGGCGACGACGGCGGAGCTGCTCGCGCGGCTCGACCGCGCACTCGCCGGCGCGCCCGACGTCGACGGCGTGCTGGTGAACCTGCACGGCGCGATGGTCTGCGACGGGGCGCAGGACATGGAGGCGGAGACGCTGGAGCGGATCCGCGCGCGCTTCGGCGCAGCGGTCCCGGTCGCCGCCGTGCTCGACCTGCACGCCAATCCGTCGGCGCGCGCCGTCGCGCTCTGCGACGCCGTCGTCGGCTACCGCACCTACCCGCACGTCGACATGCACGCGTGCGGGGAGGAGGCGGCCGCGCTGCTGGCCCGGGCGATCGACGGCGAGCGGATCGTCACCGTGCTCGGCAAGCTGCCGGCGCTGACCTCGCCGGTCGCGCAGGGGACGGACGACGAGCCGATGCGCGGCCTGCTCGCGCGCGCCGAGGAGCGCGCGCGAGCCGCGGGCGTCCTGCGCATCTCGCTGCTCCCCGGCTTCCCGTACAGCGATGTGGAGCGGTGCGGCTTCAGCGTGACGGCGGTGGTCGCGCTCCCCGAAGTCGCTCCGCCGGCGGCCGACCCGCTCGCGCCCGCCCGCGCGGTCGTCGCCGAGACGCTCGCCGACGTCGCCGCGCAGCTGCGCGACTTCGCGACGGAACGTGACGATCCCGCGACGGCTGTCGCTCGCGCTCGCGCACTGGCGGCGGAGGGAACGCGGCCGGTCGTGCTCGCCGACCTCGCCGACAACGTCGGCGGCGGTGCGCCGGGCGACGGGACGGCGCTGCTGGCCGAGCTGATCGCCCAGGGCGTGCGCGGCGCGGTCGTGCTGCTGGTCGACCCGGCCGCCGTCGCGGTAGCCCACGCGGCCGCGGCAGCGGCGGGGTCGAAGCCGGCGGGGGCGGCGGCGCCGGCGCCGGGCGCCACGATCGAGGTCGCGCTCGGCGGTCATTCCGACGCGCTCCACGGGACACCGGTCGAGGTGACCGCGCGGGTCGTCCGCCTCGGCGACGGGCGTTACACGAGCGGCGGCAGCTACATGACCGGACAGGAGTTCTCGATGGGCGCGACCGCGGTGCTCGACGTCGCGGGCGTGATCGTCGTCGCGATGTCGCGTGCGACACCGCCGTTCCATCTGGAACAGCTCGGTGTCAACGGCATCGATCCCGGTGCAGCGCCGGCGATCGCGGTGAAGGGCGCCGTCGCGTGGCGCGCGCCGTACGCCGCCGTCACGGCTGCGTCGATCGAGGTCGACACACCCGGCTGCTGTCCCGCCGACCCGCACCGGCTGCCGCGCACGACCGCGCCCGTCGCGGTCGACCCGATGACGTTCCAGACCAAGATGACAGGAGCCTCCACGTGAGCATCGACCTTCCCGCCGCCGGCGGTCCCGCGACCGCCTGGCACCTCCCGACCGCCGTCGCCGGCGACGGCACGCTGTACGTCTCCGGCCAGGTGCCGTTCACCGACGACGGCGGCCTGCTCCACACCGGCCGGCTGGAGGACGAGGGCGACGTCGAGGTCGGCCAGGCGTGCGCCCGCCGCTGCGCCGCGCACGTGCTCGCGCAGCTGAAGGCCGCCGCCGACGGCGACCTCGGCCGCGTGACGCTGCTGAAGCTGACCGTCTTCGTCGCGAGCGCCCCCGGCTTCACGCTCCAGCCGCTCGTCGCCAACGGCGCCTCCGAGCTGGTCCACGAGCTGCTCGGCGATCGCGGTCGCCACGCGCGCAGCGCGGTCGGCGTCGCCAGCCTCCCGCTCGGAGTGCCCGTCGAGATCGAGGCGATCGCCCGCCTCGCGCCGCTGGCCTGAGCGGAAGCGGAGCAACGTGCGGTGCGACGAGCGGCTGGGTCCGCTACCCTGGCATCCGCTGCCCTCCTAGCTCAGTTGGTAGAGCACTTCCATGGTAAGGAAGGGGTCATCGGTTCGAGTCCGATGGAGGGCTTCGCAGGAACCCCGAGGAAGACCCGCCCTGAGCGGGTCTCTCTGTTTTCGGCTCCGTCGCGACGCCGGCGCGCGTTCAAGAGCCGACGCTGGCCGCGCCGGTCGCGAGAACCGCCGGGGACTCGCCGAGGACCAGTGCGACTGCGCCGAGGACTTCCGCCTTGTCCCCGAGCGCCCCGAGGCTCACGGTCACCGCGCCCGCGGCTGGTGCGACGGCGTACTCGTCGATGGCCGTCCGCAGCGGCGCGAGCAGCGCGTCGCCGCCGGCTGCCAGATCGCCGCCGACGATGATGAGCTCAGGATTGAAGAGGTTGACGACCGTCGCCAGCGCCTCGCCGACGGTCTTGCCCGCCTCCGCGACAGCGCGTCGCGCTCCGCGGTCGCCGTCGGCGACGAGCTCCAGGAGGCGCTCGACGCTGACGGGCTCGTCGCGGCTGTGCGCAAGCAGCCGCGCGACCGCTGTCGAGCTGGCGACCGTCTCCAGGCAACCGCGATTTCCGCAACGGCAGATCAAGCCCTCGGGTGCCACCCGCACGTGGCCCAGCTCACCGGCGACGCCCGATGTCCCGCCATACGGTCGGCCGCCCAGCACGAGGCCGAGGCCGAGGCCGGCGGAAAGCCGGACGTACATCATCTCCGCGACGTCGCGACCCGCGCCGAAGACGTGCTCGCCGAGCGCTCCGAGGTTGGCGTCGTTGTGGACCATGACGGGGAGATCGAGCCGCGCCTCCATCTCGATCGCCGGCTGAACTCTCCCCCAGCTGGGGAGGATGCCATCGGCGAACACGGTCCCAGTGGCGCGGTCGACGGGGGCGGCGAGCGCCATGCCGACCCCGATGACACGGTCGAGCGGCACGCCGGCCTGACCGAGCGCGCCGTGGACGAGCTCGCCGGCGAGGTCGAAGCTCTCGACGGGAGCGTGGTCGACGTCGGCCGCGGATCGCTCGTGCCCGAGGATCTGGCCGGAGAGGTCGCTGACCGCGACCTGGACGTGTGCGTGGCCCATGTCGAGGCCGACCGCGTACGCGGCGCCGGAGGCCAGCGAAAGCAGGACCGGCGGCCGGCCGGTGCGGGGCTGCGTGTCCTCGTGCTGGGCGACGATGCCGGCCTGCACGAGCTCGTCGGTGACGGTGGACACCGTGGGGCGGGAGAGGCCGGTGTCCGCTGCCAGCTCGGTGCGGGTGCTCCCCGGGTGCTCGTACAGCGCCCGGAGCACCTTGAAGCGATTCGTCTGACGGGCGTTGACGCGCCGTTGCGTGCGATCTTCCACGATCGTGAAGCGATACTAGTCGAGCCGAGGGGCGGTCAGCGCTTGGACCTGCGCGTAGCGCGCGCGCACGTGCGGCGCGACGGCCGCCTCGAACTGCTCGACGCCGGCGTGCTCCCAGCTCGGCGGCGCGGCCGTGCCGGCCAGCGCCCAGGCCGCCTGCCGCGCGGCGCCGTCGGCGACGTGCTCGCCCGCCGGGGGGACGAGCACCGGGCGCCCGAAGATCGTCGGCGCGATCTGCCGTACGGCGGTCGACCGGGCACCGCCGCCGATCAGGAACACGCGCTCCGCGCGGACGCCTTGCCGCATGAGCGCGTCCAGGCCGTCGGCGAGACCGCACAGCACGCCTTCGATCGCCGCCCGCGCCACGGACGCGGGCGTGGCGCTGTCGAGCGTGAGGCCATGGATCGCCCCCGTCGCGTCCGGGCGGTCGGGCGTCCGCTCGCCTTCGAGGTAGGGGACGAAGGCGAGACCCCCGGCTCCGGGCGGGGCGGACAGGGCGAGCCGCGACAGCCCGGCGTGGTCGACGTTCAACAGCCGCGCGGTGACGTCCAGCACCCGGGCGGCGTTCAAGGTGCAGACGAGCGGGAGGAATCCGCCGGCGGCGTCGGCGAAGCCGGCGACCGTCCCTGATGGATCGGCGGTCGGCTCGTCTGCGACGGCGAAGACGGTGCCCGATGTGCCGATGGAGACGATCACGTCGCCGGGGCGGGCTCCGATGCCGAGGGCCGCGGCTGCGTTGTCGCCGCAGCCGGCGCCGAGCACTGCGCCCGCCGGCGTGCTTCCTGCGCGTTCCGCCGGGGCCAGCACCTTGGGCAGCACGACCGCGTGCCCGAGCGCGTGCGCGAGCAGATCGGAGCGGTACCGGCCGGTGGCCGGCGACCAGTATCCGGTCCCGCTCGCGTCGCTGCGGTCCGTGGTGAGGCGCTCGATGCCGCCGGCGCCGGCGAGCCGCCATGTGAGCCAGTCGTGCGGAAGGCAGACCGCCGCCGTCTGGCGCACGGTGTCTGGTTCCTGTTCGGCAAGCCAGCGGAGCTTCGCGACGGTGAACGCAGCGAGCGGGACCGATCCGACGGCGGTCGCCCACGCCTGCCGGCCGGCGTCCGCGCCGCCGGATTCCGCGACCAAGCGCGCGACGGCGGCCGCGCCGCGGGTGTCGTTCCACAACAGCGCGGGCCGCACGACGCGACCCTCCTCGTCGAGGCAGATGCAGCCGTGCTGTTGCGCGGCGACGGCGATCGCCTCGACGTCGTCGAGGCCGCCCGCCGCCTGAAGCGCCCGTTCGAGCGCGGCCCACCACGCGCTCGGGTCCACTTCTGTGCCGGCCGGGTGGCTGGCGCAGCCGTCGCGCACGAGACGGCCCGTGCGCGCGTCGCGGATGACGACCTTGCACGCCTGGGTCGAGGAGTCGATGCCGGCTACGAGGGCCAAGCTTTTGTCAATGCCGTGTGTACGGATGGGCGCCACCGTAGTTCCGTTCGACGAGTTTTGTCAAGACCAATCAAATCAACGATGGCAAAAGGTTGCGGAAAGGTTGACTTCCACACGTCGAGATATGTAGGTTCCTGCAAAAGTCGTCCAAGGGCCGGCGGCACCAGGCGCTTCCGGAGGAGAGGAGTCGATGACAGATATGGGTTCCCGCCACCGATTCACGTTTGGTCTGTGGACGGTCGGCAACCCCGGGCGCGATCCGTTCGGCGGTCCGACGCGCGCGCCGGTCGACCCCGTCGAA encodes:
- a CDS encoding M81 family metallopeptidase; the protein is MTAAPPTRTVAVLGMWQETNTYSPRPTTLADFEAFELLVGEPLLTHHRGKGSVIGGFLDGLAACGAAAAPGGAAPLGGAASPGATAGGAVTVAGARTVPVTPVGVFSAGAWPAAPPDAATTAELLARLDRALAGAPDVDGVLVNLHGAMVCDGAQDMEAETLERIRARFGAAVPVAAVLDLHANPSARAVALCDAVVGYRTYPHVDMHACGEEAAALLARAIDGERIVTVLGKLPALTSPVAQGTDDEPMRGLLARAEERARAAGVLRISLLPGFPYSDVERCGFSVTAVVALPEVAPPAADPLAPARAVVAETLADVAAQLRDFATERDDPATAVARARALAAEGTRPVVLADLADNVGGGAPGDGTALLAELIAQGVRGAVVLLVDPAAVAVAHAAAAAAGSKPAGAAAPAPGATIEVALGGHSDALHGTPVEVTARVVRLGDGRYTSGGSYMTGQEFSMGATAVLDVAGVIVVAMSRATPPFHLEQLGVNGIDPGAAPAIAVKGAVAWRAPYAAVTAASIEVDTPGCCPADPHRLPRTTAPVAVDPMTFQTKMTGAST
- a CDS encoding RidA family protein, which codes for MSIDLPAAGGPATAWHLPTAVAGDGTLYVSGQVPFTDDGGLLHTGRLEDEGDVEVGQACARRCAAHVLAQLKAAADGDLGRVTLLKLTVFVASAPGFTLQPLVANGASELVHELLGDRGRHARSAVGVASLPLGVPVEIEAIARLAPLA
- a CDS encoding ROK family transcriptional regulator gives rise to the protein MEDRTQRRVNARQTNRFKVLRALYEHPGSTRTELAADTGLSRPTVSTVTDELVQAGIVAQHEDTQPRTGRPPVLLSLASGAAYAVGLDMGHAHVQVAVSDLSGQILGHERSAADVDHAPVESFDLAGELVHGALGQAGVPLDRVIGVGMALAAPVDRATGTVFADGILPSWGRVQPAIEMEARLDLPVMVHNDANLGALGEHVFGAGRDVAEMMYVRLSAGLGLGLVLGGRPYGGTSGVAGELGHVRVAPEGLICRCGNRGCLETVASSTAVARLLAHSRDEPVSVERLLELVADGDRGARRAVAEAGKTVGEALATVVNLFNPELIIVGGDLAAGGDALLAPLRTAIDEYAVAPAAGAVTVSLGALGDKAEVLGAVALVLGESPAVLATGAASVGS
- the xylB gene encoding xylulokinase, yielding MALVAGIDSSTQACKVVIRDARTGRLVRDGCASHPAGTEVDPSAWWAALERALQAAGGLDDVEAIAVAAQQHGCICLDEEGRVVRPALLWNDTRGAAAVARLVAESGGADAGRQAWATAVGSVPLAAFTVAKLRWLAEQEPDTVRQTAAVCLPHDWLTWRLAGAGGIERLTTDRSDASGTGYWSPATGRYRSDLLAHALGHAVVLPKVLAPAERAGSTPAGAVLGAGCGDNAAAALGIGARPGDVIVSIGTSGTVFAVADEPTADPSGTVAGFADAAGGFLPLVCTLNAARVLDVTARLLNVDHAGLSRLALSAPPGAGGLAFVPYLEGERTPDRPDATGAIHGLTLDSATPASVARAAIEGVLCGLADGLDALMRQGVRAERVFLIGGGARSTAVRQIAPTIFGRPVLVPPAGEHVADGAARQAAWALAGTAAPPSWEHAGVEQFEAAVAPHVRARYAQVQALTAPRLD